Proteins encoded together in one Diceros bicornis minor isolate mBicDic1 chromosome 18, mDicBic1.mat.cur, whole genome shotgun sequence window:
- the ZFP3 gene encoding zinc finger protein 3 homolog isoform X1, producing the protein MPSPVKPRQQLRVLCELAERRQEPERSERATGAACDCEMGTENKEVIPKEEISEESETQGAILEKLPKVVYQGHEFGAACEEDMLEGHSRECTEEIMEQMSPQERDFASGLIIFKKSPSSEKEQENNESEGACSPSPNLIAYHGGPAAEAVSTFAASSQNFTENLELNRTQRSSVGEKPHTCKECGKAFNQNSHLIQHMRVHSGEKPFECKECGKTFGTNSSLRRHLRIHAGEKPFACNECGKAFIQSSHLIHHHRIHTGERPYKCEECGKAFSQNSALILHQRIHTGEKPYECNECGKTFRVSSQLIQHQRIHTEERYHECNECGKAFKHSSGLIRHQKIHTGEKPYLCNECGKGFGQSSELIRHQRIHTGDKPYECNECGKTFGQNSEIIRHIRIHTGEKPYVCKECGKAFRGNSELLRHERIHTGEKPYECFECGKAFRRTSHLIVHQRIHTGEKPHQCNECARTFWDNSELLLHQKIHIGEKPYECNECEKTFSQHSQLIIHQRIHTGEKPYECQECQKTFSRSSHLLRHQSVHCME; encoded by the coding sequence ATTGTGAGATGGGGACTGAGAACAAGGAGGTAATTCCCAAAGAAGAAATTTCTGAAGAATCTGAGACACAGGGGGCAATTTTAGAAAAACTTCCAAAGGTGGTTTACCAGGGTCACGAGTTCGGAGCAGCATGTGAAGAAGACATGCTGGAGGGGCATTCAAGGGAGTGCACAGAAGAGATTATGGAGCAGATGTCTCCTCAGGAGAGAGACTTTGCATCAGGGTTGATTATCTTTAAGAAGTCGCCCTCAAGTGAGAAAGAGCAGGAGAATAATGAGAGTGAGGGAGCCTGCAGTCCCAGCCCAAACCTGATTGCTTATCATGGAGGTCCTGCAGCAGAGGCCGTGAGTACATTTGCTGCCTCCAGCCAAAACTTCACAGAGAATTTAGAACTGAACAGAACACAGAGAAGTTCTGTGGGAGAAAAGCCTCATacatgtaaagaatgtgggaaagcctttaatCAGAACTCACATCTTATCCAGCATATGAGAGTTCATAGTGGAGAGAAACCCTTTGAATGCAAAGAATGTGGAAAGACGTTTGGAACTAACTCAAGCCTTCGAAGGCACCTGAGAATTCATGCTGGAGAGAAACCCTTTGCTTGTAATGAATGTGGAAAGGCTTTCATTCAGAGTTCACATCTTATCCACCATCATAGgattcatactggagagagacCTTATAAATGTGAAGAATGTGGTAAAGCCTTCAGTCAGAATTCAGCCCTTATTCTACATCAGAgaatccacactggagagaaaccatatgaatgtaatgaatgtgggaagaCCTTTAGGGTTAGCTCACAGCTTATTcagcatcagagaattcatactgaaGAAAGATATCATGAATGCAATGAGTGTGGCAAAGCCTTCAAGCATAGCTCAGGCCTTATTAGACACCAGaaaattcatactggagaaaaaccttaCCTGTGTAACGAATGTGGGAAAGGCTTCGGTCAGAGTTCTGAGCTTATCCGGCATCAAAGAATTCATACAGGGGACAAACCatatgaatgtaatgaatgtgggaaaacttTTGGCCAGAACTCAGAGATTATTAGACATATTagaattcatactggtgagaagcCCTATgtatgtaaggaatgtgggaaggccttcagGGGGAACTCAGAACTTCTTAGACAcgagagaattcacactggagagaaaccctacgaATGCTTTGAGTGTGGAAAGGCTTTTAGGCGGACTTCTCACCTTATTGTTcaccagagaattcatactggagagaaaccccaTCAATGCAATGAATGTGCAAGAACCTTTTGGGATAACTCTGAGCTGCTTCTCCACCAGAAAATTCAtattggagagaaaccttatgaatgtaatgAGTGTGAGAAAACATTCAGCCAGCATTCCCAACTTATcatacatcagagaattcacactggagagaagccttaCGAGTGCCAAGAATGTCAGAAGACCTTTAGTCGGAGCTCTCACCTCCTTCGACATCAAAGTGTTCACTGTATGGAATGA
- the ZFP3 gene encoding zinc finger protein 3 homolog isoform X2 produces the protein MGKLKKMPMGEKLKKIPDCEMGTENKEVIPKEEISEESETQGAILEKLPKVVYQGHEFGAACEEDMLEGHSRECTEEIMEQMSPQERDFASGLIIFKKSPSSEKEQENNESEGACSPSPNLIAYHGGPAAEAVSTFAASSQNFTENLELNRTQRSSVGEKPHTCKECGKAFNQNSHLIQHMRVHSGEKPFECKECGKTFGTNSSLRRHLRIHAGEKPFACNECGKAFIQSSHLIHHHRIHTGERPYKCEECGKAFSQNSALILHQRIHTGEKPYECNECGKTFRVSSQLIQHQRIHTEERYHECNECGKAFKHSSGLIRHQKIHTGEKPYLCNECGKGFGQSSELIRHQRIHTGDKPYECNECGKTFGQNSEIIRHIRIHTGEKPYVCKECGKAFRGNSELLRHERIHTGEKPYECFECGKAFRRTSHLIVHQRIHTGEKPHQCNECARTFWDNSELLLHQKIHIGEKPYECNECEKTFSQHSQLIIHQRIHTGEKPYECQECQKTFSRSSHLLRHQSVHCME, from the coding sequence ATTGTGAGATGGGGACTGAGAACAAGGAGGTAATTCCCAAAGAAGAAATTTCTGAAGAATCTGAGACACAGGGGGCAATTTTAGAAAAACTTCCAAAGGTGGTTTACCAGGGTCACGAGTTCGGAGCAGCATGTGAAGAAGACATGCTGGAGGGGCATTCAAGGGAGTGCACAGAAGAGATTATGGAGCAGATGTCTCCTCAGGAGAGAGACTTTGCATCAGGGTTGATTATCTTTAAGAAGTCGCCCTCAAGTGAGAAAGAGCAGGAGAATAATGAGAGTGAGGGAGCCTGCAGTCCCAGCCCAAACCTGATTGCTTATCATGGAGGTCCTGCAGCAGAGGCCGTGAGTACATTTGCTGCCTCCAGCCAAAACTTCACAGAGAATTTAGAACTGAACAGAACACAGAGAAGTTCTGTGGGAGAAAAGCCTCATacatgtaaagaatgtgggaaagcctttaatCAGAACTCACATCTTATCCAGCATATGAGAGTTCATAGTGGAGAGAAACCCTTTGAATGCAAAGAATGTGGAAAGACGTTTGGAACTAACTCAAGCCTTCGAAGGCACCTGAGAATTCATGCTGGAGAGAAACCCTTTGCTTGTAATGAATGTGGAAAGGCTTTCATTCAGAGTTCACATCTTATCCACCATCATAGgattcatactggagagagacCTTATAAATGTGAAGAATGTGGTAAAGCCTTCAGTCAGAATTCAGCCCTTATTCTACATCAGAgaatccacactggagagaaaccatatgaatgtaatgaatgtgggaagaCCTTTAGGGTTAGCTCACAGCTTATTcagcatcagagaattcatactgaaGAAAGATATCATGAATGCAATGAGTGTGGCAAAGCCTTCAAGCATAGCTCAGGCCTTATTAGACACCAGaaaattcatactggagaaaaaccttaCCTGTGTAACGAATGTGGGAAAGGCTTCGGTCAGAGTTCTGAGCTTATCCGGCATCAAAGAATTCATACAGGGGACAAACCatatgaatgtaatgaatgtgggaaaacttTTGGCCAGAACTCAGAGATTATTAGACATATTagaattcatactggtgagaagcCCTATgtatgtaaggaatgtgggaaggccttcagGGGGAACTCAGAACTTCTTAGACAcgagagaattcacactggagagaaaccctacgaATGCTTTGAGTGTGGAAAGGCTTTTAGGCGGACTTCTCACCTTATTGTTcaccagagaattcatactggagagaaaccccaTCAATGCAATGAATGTGCAAGAACCTTTTGGGATAACTCTGAGCTGCTTCTCCACCAGAAAATTCAtattggagagaaaccttatgaatgtaatgAGTGTGAGAAAACATTCAGCCAGCATTCCCAACTTATcatacatcagagaattcacactggagagaagccttaCGAGTGCCAAGAATGTCAGAAGACCTTTAGTCGGAGCTCTCACCTCCTTCGACATCAAAGTGTTCACTGTATGGAATGA
- the ZFP3 gene encoding zinc finger protein 3 homolog isoform X3 gives MGTENKEVIPKEEISEESETQGAILEKLPKVVYQGHEFGAACEEDMLEGHSRECTEEIMEQMSPQERDFASGLIIFKKSPSSEKEQENNESEGACSPSPNLIAYHGGPAAEAVSTFAASSQNFTENLELNRTQRSSVGEKPHTCKECGKAFNQNSHLIQHMRVHSGEKPFECKECGKTFGTNSSLRRHLRIHAGEKPFACNECGKAFIQSSHLIHHHRIHTGERPYKCEECGKAFSQNSALILHQRIHTGEKPYECNECGKTFRVSSQLIQHQRIHTEERYHECNECGKAFKHSSGLIRHQKIHTGEKPYLCNECGKGFGQSSELIRHQRIHTGDKPYECNECGKTFGQNSEIIRHIRIHTGEKPYVCKECGKAFRGNSELLRHERIHTGEKPYECFECGKAFRRTSHLIVHQRIHTGEKPHQCNECARTFWDNSELLLHQKIHIGEKPYECNECEKTFSQHSQLIIHQRIHTGEKPYECQECQKTFSRSSHLLRHQSVHCME, from the coding sequence ATGGGGACTGAGAACAAGGAGGTAATTCCCAAAGAAGAAATTTCTGAAGAATCTGAGACACAGGGGGCAATTTTAGAAAAACTTCCAAAGGTGGTTTACCAGGGTCACGAGTTCGGAGCAGCATGTGAAGAAGACATGCTGGAGGGGCATTCAAGGGAGTGCACAGAAGAGATTATGGAGCAGATGTCTCCTCAGGAGAGAGACTTTGCATCAGGGTTGATTATCTTTAAGAAGTCGCCCTCAAGTGAGAAAGAGCAGGAGAATAATGAGAGTGAGGGAGCCTGCAGTCCCAGCCCAAACCTGATTGCTTATCATGGAGGTCCTGCAGCAGAGGCCGTGAGTACATTTGCTGCCTCCAGCCAAAACTTCACAGAGAATTTAGAACTGAACAGAACACAGAGAAGTTCTGTGGGAGAAAAGCCTCATacatgtaaagaatgtgggaaagcctttaatCAGAACTCACATCTTATCCAGCATATGAGAGTTCATAGTGGAGAGAAACCCTTTGAATGCAAAGAATGTGGAAAGACGTTTGGAACTAACTCAAGCCTTCGAAGGCACCTGAGAATTCATGCTGGAGAGAAACCCTTTGCTTGTAATGAATGTGGAAAGGCTTTCATTCAGAGTTCACATCTTATCCACCATCATAGgattcatactggagagagacCTTATAAATGTGAAGAATGTGGTAAAGCCTTCAGTCAGAATTCAGCCCTTATTCTACATCAGAgaatccacactggagagaaaccatatgaatgtaatgaatgtgggaagaCCTTTAGGGTTAGCTCACAGCTTATTcagcatcagagaattcatactgaaGAAAGATATCATGAATGCAATGAGTGTGGCAAAGCCTTCAAGCATAGCTCAGGCCTTATTAGACACCAGaaaattcatactggagaaaaaccttaCCTGTGTAACGAATGTGGGAAAGGCTTCGGTCAGAGTTCTGAGCTTATCCGGCATCAAAGAATTCATACAGGGGACAAACCatatgaatgtaatgaatgtgggaaaacttTTGGCCAGAACTCAGAGATTATTAGACATATTagaattcatactggtgagaagcCCTATgtatgtaaggaatgtgggaaggccttcagGGGGAACTCAGAACTTCTTAGACAcgagagaattcacactggagagaaaccctacgaATGCTTTGAGTGTGGAAAGGCTTTTAGGCGGACTTCTCACCTTATTGTTcaccagagaattcatactggagagaaaccccaTCAATGCAATGAATGTGCAAGAACCTTTTGGGATAACTCTGAGCTGCTTCTCCACCAGAAAATTCAtattggagagaaaccttatgaatgtaatgAGTGTGAGAAAACATTCAGCCAGCATTCCCAACTTATcatacatcagagaattcacactggagagaagccttaCGAGTGCCAAGAATGTCAGAAGACCTTTAGTCGGAGCTCTCACCTCCTTCGACATCAAAGTGTTCACTGTATGGAATGA